A window from Amblyomma americanum isolate KBUSLIRL-KWMA chromosome 7, ASM5285725v1, whole genome shotgun sequence encodes these proteins:
- the LOC144096982 gene encoding uncharacterized protein LOC144096982, with protein MPGHCCVPRCRGNYDGGERVRVFTLPSDQARRAQWIRAIHRADFTPGKRSVVCERYFKPSDMINRTSYTDTKTGKVIEMVLKLVRLRPDAVPSILADYPAYLSAPNESTSREAPDEKRTRREAAALQDAINFSIEAHQAEVDRNKSDNFQALLKCIPCIKVSKFWTVVSQHDFILFLNLTVDIAPAIKKSVKVTKDLSLSSFMMSRSPNLM; from the exons ATGCCTGGACATTGCTGCGTACcgcggtgccgcgggaactatgaTGGTGGTGAGCGTGTGCGAGTCTTCACCCTCCCTTCGGACCAAGCAAGAAGAGCTCAATGGATTAGAGCTATCCACCGTGCGGACTTCACTCCAGGAAAGCGGTCGGTG GTCTGCGAGCGCTACTTTAAACCGTCAGACATGATAAATAGAACAAGCTACACGGATACAAAGAccggaaaagtaattgaaatggTGCTGAAGCTAGTACGGTTACGACCTGATGCTGTTCCAAGCATACTTGCAGACTACCCGGCATATCTGTCTGCCCCAAATGAAAGCACGTCTCGAGAGGCCCCAGATGAAAAGAGGACGCGCCGAGAGGCAGCTGCGTTACAAGATGCCATCAACTTTTCTATTGAAGCACACCAGGCGGAAGTGGACAGAAACAAAAGTGACAACTTTCAGGCACTGTTGAAATGCATACCGTGTATCAAGGTCTCCAAATTCTGGACGGTGGTTTCCCAGCATGACTTTATACTCTTCCTCAATCTGACTGTCGATATTGCCCCAGCAATCAAAAAGTCAGTTAAAGTCACCAAGGACCTCTCTCTAAGTAGTTTCATGATGTCGAGGTCACCAAACTTGATGTAG
- the LOC144096794 gene encoding uncharacterized protein LOC144096794 produces the protein MWLVNSQHAAGGGLEGLPTTPHLAVIGSSMGDIKKIIVAVDSTRSLEKAMGLLLGAFFVFNVAYPPDCPLTMELLQRYLGQSNPTKGRGKGRACGIAPKLLSLLNAL, from the exons atgtggcttgtgaattcccagcatgcagctggaggggggctggaaggactgccaacaactccgcaccttgctgtgattg gatcaagcatgggggacataaagaagatcatcgttgcagtggattctacaagaagtcttgagaaggccatgggcctcctccttggtgccttctttgtgttcaacgttgcgtaccctcccgactgccccctcaccatggagcttttgcagag gtaccttgggcagagcaacccaacgaaagggcgcggcaaaggcagggcctgcggaatcgcaccaaagttgctgagcctgctgaatgcactttaa